The following proteins are co-located in the Theropithecus gelada isolate Dixy chromosome 19, Tgel_1.0, whole genome shotgun sequence genome:
- the ZBTB32 gene encoding zinc finger and BTB domain-containing protein 32 isoform X3, with protein MEESHQGHTGALATCAGHEDKAGCPPRPHPPPAPPARSRPYACSVCGKRFSLKHQMETHYRVHTGEKPFSCSLCPQRSRDFSAMTKHLRTHGAAPYRCPLCGAGCPSVASMQAHMRGHSPSQLPPGWTIRSTFLYSSSRPSRPSTSPCCPSSSTT; from the exons ATGGAAGAGTCTCATCAGGGGCACACAG GTGCACTTGCAACCTGTGCGGGTCATGAGGACAAGGCAGGCTGCCCACCTCGCCCGCACCCTCCCCCGGCCCCTCCTGCTCGGTCTCGGCCCTATGCGTGCTCTGTCTGTGGAAAGAGGTTTTCACTCAAGCATCAAATGGAGACGCACTACCGAGTCCACACAG GAGAGAAGCCCTTCTCCTGTAGCCTTTGTCCTCAGCGCTCCCGGGACTTCTCGGCCATGACCAAGCATCTGCGGACTCACGGGGCCGCTCCGTACCGCTGCCCCCTGTGCGGGGCCGGCTGTCCCAGCGTGGCCTCCATGCAGGCGCACATGCGCGGTCACTCGCCCAGCCAACTCCCGCCAGGATGGACCATCCGCTCCACCTTCCTCTACTCCTCCTCGAGGCCGTCTCGGCCCTCGACCTCTCCCTGTTGTCCTTCTTCCTCCACCACCTGA
- the ZBTB32 gene encoding zinc finger and BTB domain-containing protein 32 isoform X2, translated as MSTPTTGAWQEVWRDQRIPLSLNAPKGLWSQNQLASSSPTPGSLPKGPAQLSPGEMEESHQGHTGALATCAGHEDKAGCPPRPHPPPAPPARSRPYACSVCGKRFSLKHQMETHYRVHTGEKPFSCSLCPQRSRDFSAMTKHLRTHGAAPYRCPLCGAGCPSVASMQAHMRGHSPSQLPPGWTIRSTFLYSSSRPSRPSTSPCCPSSSTT; from the exons ATGAG CACTCCCACCACTGGAGCCTGGCAGGAGGTCTGGCGGGACCAGAG GATCCCACTGTCCCTTAATGCCCCCaaagggctctggagtcagaacCAGTTggcctcctccagccccaccccag GTTCCCTCCCCAAGGGCCCCGCACAGCTCAGCCCTGGGGAGATGGAAGAGTCTCATCAGGGGCACACAG GTGCACTTGCAACCTGTGCGGGTCATGAGGACAAGGCAGGCTGCCCACCTCGCCCGCACCCTCCCCCGGCCCCTCCTGCTCGGTCTCGGCCCTATGCGTGCTCTGTCTGTGGAAAGAGGTTTTCACTCAAGCATCAAATGGAGACGCACTACCGAGTCCACACAG GAGAGAAGCCCTTCTCCTGTAGCCTTTGTCCTCAGCGCTCCCGGGACTTCTCGGCCATGACCAAGCATCTGCGGACTCACGGGGCCGCTCCGTACCGCTGCCCCCTGTGCGGGGCCGGCTGTCCCAGCGTGGCCTCCATGCAGGCGCACATGCGCGGTCACTCGCCCAGCCAACTCCCGCCAGGATGGACCATCCGCTCCACCTTCCTCTACTCCTCCTCGAGGCCGTCTCGGCCCTCGACCTCTCCCTGTTGTCCTTCTTCCTCCACCACCTGA
- the ZBTB32 gene encoding zinc finger and BTB domain-containing protein 32 isoform X1 translates to MSLLPIRLPSPYGSDRLVQLAARLRPALCDTLITVGSQQFPAHSLVLAGVSQQLGRRGQWALGEGISPSTFAQLLHFVYGESVELQPGELRPLEEAARALGVQSLEEACWRARADRAKEPDPVLKKHQEEPEKPSRNPERELGDPGEKQKPEQVSRTGGREQEMLHKHSAPRGSPEMAGATQEAQREQTRSKEKRLQAPVGQRGADGKNGVLMWLRENPGGSEESLRELPGSLPPAGSLQTSVTPRPLWAEAPWLVGGQPALWSILLMPPGYGIPFYHSTPTTGAWQEVWRDQRIPLSLNAPKGLWSQNQLASSSPTPGSLPKGPAQLSPGEMEESHQGHTGALATCAGHEDKAGCPPRPHPPPAPPARSRPYACSVCGKRFSLKHQMETHYRVHTGEKPFSCSLCPQRSRDFSAMTKHLRTHGAAPYRCPLCGAGCPSVASMQAHMRGHSPSQLPPGWTIRSTFLYSSSRPSRPSTSPCCPSSSTT, encoded by the exons ATGTCCCTGCTCCCCATAAGACTGCCCAGCCCCTATGGCTCTGATCGGCTGGTACAGCTAGCAGCCAGGCTCCGGCCAGCACTATGTGATACTCTGATCACTGTAGGGAGCCAGCAGTTCCCCGCCCACAGCCTGGTGCTAGCAGGTGTCAGCCAGCAGCTGGGCCGCAGGGGCCAGTGGGCTCTGGGAGAAGGCATCAGCCCTTCTACCTTTGCCCAGCTCCTGCACTTTGTGTATGGGGAGAGTGTAGAGCTGCAGCCTGGGGAGCTAAGGCCCCTTGAGGAGGCGGCCAGGGCCTTGGGAGTGCAGTCCCTGGAAGAGGCATGCTGGAGGGCTCGAGCGGACAGGGCTAAAGAGCCAGATCCAGTCCTGAAGAAACATCAGGAGGAGCCAGAGAAACCCTCAAGGAATCCTGAGAGAGAACTGGGGGACCCTGGAGAGAAGCAGAAACCAGAGCAGGTTTCTAGAACTGGTGGGAGAGAACAGGAGATGTTGCACAAGCACTCGGCACCAAGAGGCAGCCCCGAGATGGCAGGAGCAACACAGGAGGCTCAGAGGGAACAGACCAGGTCAAAGGAGAAACGCCTCCAAGCCCCTGTTGGCCAAAGGGGAGCAGATGGGAAGAATGGAGTGCTCATGTGGTTGAGGGAGAATCCGGGGGGCTCTGAGGAAAGTCTGCGCGAGCTCCCTGGCTCCCTTCCCCCAGCAGGCTCCCTGCAAACCAGCGTCACCCCCAGGCCCTTGTGGGCTGAGGCCCCTTGGTTGGTGGGGGGccagcctgccctgtggagcatccTGCTGATGCCACCCGGATATGGTATTCCCTTCTACCATAGCACTCCCACCACTGGAGCCTGGCAGGAGGTCTGGCGGGACCAGAG GATCCCACTGTCCCTTAATGCCCCCaaagggctctggagtcagaacCAGTTggcctcctccagccccaccccag GTTCCCTCCCCAAGGGCCCCGCACAGCTCAGCCCTGGGGAGATGGAAGAGTCTCATCAGGGGCACACAG GTGCACTTGCAACCTGTGCGGGTCATGAGGACAAGGCAGGCTGCCCACCTCGCCCGCACCCTCCCCCGGCCCCTCCTGCTCGGTCTCGGCCCTATGCGTGCTCTGTCTGTGGAAAGAGGTTTTCACTCAAGCATCAAATGGAGACGCACTACCGAGTCCACACAG GAGAGAAGCCCTTCTCCTGTAGCCTTTGTCCTCAGCGCTCCCGGGACTTCTCGGCCATGACCAAGCATCTGCGGACTCACGGGGCCGCTCCGTACCGCTGCCCCCTGTGCGGGGCCGGCTGTCCCAGCGTGGCCTCCATGCAGGCGCACATGCGCGGTCACTCGCCCAGCCAACTCCCGCCAGGATGGACCATCCGCTCCACCTTCCTCTACTCCTCCTCGAGGCCGTCTCGGCCCTCGACCTCTCCCTGTTGTCCTTCTTCCTCCACCACCTGA